The Pungitius pungitius chromosome 10, fPunPun2.1, whole genome shotgun sequence DNA window TTATCTAATATCCGCACAGAAACATTAGCTCCTAAAATAAGTATTCATTCCTTTGCACAAGTGCCACATATTGTGCACTGGGTATGTTTATAAAATGAGCACAGTACTTATCTGTTAAAATATTGCTTGTTTGGTGACAGAGTGCATTGGAAGAAAAAGTACCTGTATCCTAATATAGAGGAAGGCCTATTCTCTTTAGCATATGAAGACATTATATATCTAGGCATTTTGTGACCATACGTATTGTTGGTGAGGTTGTTATGTACGCCAAAAAACTCCCTTCAACATGCCATTCCAGGTTTTCTGTGAGTCTGCAGTGCCAGTTGCTCTGAACGATCTTCTGAGTTGTGTCCCTGCTCTCCTCGTTTCTAGGGAGGCTACATGGCTGCCAAAGTGTCTAAGCTGGAGGAGCAGTTTAAACGTGATGCTcccagagagaaacagaaggaCGGATCCTACTCTGACATTTTTAGTGGAGTGTCTATCTATGTCAATGGATACACAGGTAACACTATGCAACGGTGCCTCTACATTTTGACGTATCATTAGTTGTTCTGTCTTTCTTGCAATTTCATCGTCCTTACCAGTTAGGAATATGTTAATATCCATTGTTATGGTAAGAAAGACCACTTCATAATTATAGTatttccataaataaataaaaaatcagaaGAGCATAGAACCATATGTTGAaatttttctttcacttttaagTCCTGGTTCATGCAGTATTTCTCACTGATGTATACGTTCCCTGTGGCTGTGATGTTTTGTGCAGATGTATAAGTAGGACTAGTTTGTGTTGTGTAGATTCCCAGATCACTGACATTACGGTTTATTCGAGTTTTTTGGCTCACTCCTCAGTTGTTTATCTCTTGGTATTTAGAGCCAAGTGCAGATGAGCTACGCAGATTGATGATGCTGCATGGTGGCCACTTCCATGTGTACTACTCTCGCTCCAAGACTACCCACATCATCGCCAATAACTTGCCCAACAGCAAAATTCAGGAGCTCAAAGGGGAGAAGATCATCAGGCCACAGTGGATCACTGACAGGTGTGTTCAGCTGGAGTATGCTTTGCACATCTGATTCTATATTGTAAAACAATAGTGGAAAAATCTCTTTTGTTTGCATTGTAATTTGTTGAAAACAGTGTCAAGGCTGGACATCTCCTGCCTCACCTGCAGTACCAGCTTTACACTAAACAGAACGGCCCACTCTTCCCCGGCGCTAGTCTCCGCCAGAAGTCTGACATTGCCGGGCCGAGCCATGGGCAGCTTCAGCAGAGCATCCATCAAAGACTTACTCTGCCCCAGCACAGCGTCCGGCACTCGGTACTCAACTGCAAGGAGTCCACATCCAGCTGCCAGAATAACTCCATCCCGAACTCCAGCCACAGCCCCCATCGCCAAGGCAACGACCAACCTCAGTTCGTCCAGCAAAGCTCTGCTGTTGGCTTCATTAAACACCGGCCAAGTCACATACCGTCAGCTTTCCTCAATGCAGATCCCAAACACAGGAGCCTGCACTCTGACCCAGGGCCCACAAAGCCCCAGCTGTCTGCTCTTCAAACACCTCCCACTGACCTCCAGCACCAGAGAGCTAGCCAACCACAACCTCAGAGCAACTCTTTCTGCAACGCTGCCCGCAGTGGCCACAAGGaagttgatttaaaaatgtgagaATGAAAACTTTGTTTTTAACCGAAAGGTCAGATTCTAGAGTGAGGATTGGATCTTGTTGCATAAATTCTTGTTGACTAATTTTTTTCATCTCTTAATCTCACAGAAACGGAATACTTGAGACCTCATTGGAATTGATCAGCCATTCAAAAGCGAATGAAATGCACAAGTGTGGCAAAGGAGATCCTTTCCCGCCAGTGGCGAAGGAAGCCCATCTGACAAATGGACACACTCGCCGTGTTAATGGTGCCTTAAAGCCAGAAGACCGGTCGCCTGTAACTGACAAACCTTCTGTAGAGAAGGAACTGCGTCAATGTGAAGTCAGGAGTCCCGACGATAAACCTCAGAGTCCCCCAGAACAGTTTCAGACCAAACCGGACCCGTACGAGTTCCCCCACAGTCCCCCGAAGCAATCAGACCCGGCTCCCGTCTTTCCGAAACCGTCCAACGCACATGTAGCCAACGGGCAGAGGCCCAAACCTTCCCCGCCCACCTACCACGAGGCCGCTGGTACAGGAAGCCAGCCCCATCAACCCCATCCAGTCGGTTCGGATCCCGACCAGACTCCTCTTTCGCCTGCACCCTGCGCCCTTTCACACAGTCCCATTAGACTGAACGGAAGTCACCACAATGCCTTTTCATCCGACCCCGCTTCATTTGACACAACCAGCGCGTCAGCCAAACCATCTCCTCCCGTGGAAAAGGCGTCGTCGGCATCTAAGTCGTCAGCACAGCTGCTGGCTCAGACCGGCAGTCTGATCTCCGAGTACTACTCCCACTCACGTTTGCATCAGATCTCCACGTGGAGGTCCTGCTTCTCGGAGTACGTCAATGCGCTGCACGGCAAGCGGAGTGCGGTCGGGGGGGGCTCCTTTCCTGGGAAAGAGAGGCTGAGGAAATCTGTGGCCCCGCATTCCGCAGACAGTCGAggtaaggaaggaaggaagggtcACTGTTGTTAACTATAActataaataattattattaaaggTTCCTTTCCCAACCCGGTGAATTCTGGTCCTCTACTTTCCCACTACTATGAATGAGTATTTGGCCACAGTGTCAACTAATGagggaaaaaaactaaagaaaaactataacaacaaaaaaaggattcaaCTAAACTGACTATTAAATAGAAAATCGTAATATATCATTCAAACTAACCGAAATAGTTAAACGATTCTACTTCAAATTATAAGATGTTATTATAAAGGTTGGACACCTTCTGTGTTGCGATCTCGGATATTTCCAATGTTTGTGCCTCTGCTTATTAAGAGATACCCACCGTACCTGTGTTGCATTTGTAGCCCCTTCCTGTTAAACTGGATTTCTTGGGATGAAGGGATGGGATGAATCATCTGAGGTTGTGTTCACATCTTTTTGTGATATGGGAAAACTTTTCCCCTGACCATGAGGTGTTCATTTGTGTGGTCAGGCACGTCATCGCCTGCTAGTGTCAAATCCTGTGTTCTCCATGTGGACATGGACTGTTTCTTTGTGTCCGTTGGGATCCGATACAGACCCGAGCTCAAAGGTGAGCtgcatttcttttcctctttgaaaTATTGTGCTGCCTGTGACCTTTAACACGGGGACCTGCTACACAGAACAGCCCCTCACTGCTAGTTCACGGCCGTCTTGCAGGGAAGCCTGTGGCTGTGACCAGTAACCGTGGACACGAGAGCGTGCCCCTGAGGCCTGGAGCCCGACCTCAGCTGGAGCTGCAGTACTACCAGAGGAAATGCACTCACCCAAACCCTGGTGAGCTCTTCCTGCCTCACCTCTCTTCCATGAAGGATCTTGCCCTTTACTTTCACACCAGCTATGTGTGTCTCCCCAATCTATCCCTGTACTTATCTTACTTTAATTGTTAAATGCCTGACCTGACTTTTCAGATGAGGATCTCCACAGATCTCCTCCACAAGAGAGTCCTGAGCGCCATGCTAACGGAGTGGAGCAAGACGCAGCCACTCTCTCAATGGCGGAGATTGCATCGTGCAGTTATGAAGCCAGGTGAGATGAAAACCGCACCCGCGTTTGGAGATTTCTATTAAAATGCACAAATATCTGATTCTAATTCTAACCTCATTGGTCGTCTCTCATAGGAAGGCGGGTGTGAAGAACGGGATGTTTTTTGGCAAAGCTAAACAGCTGTGTCCCTCTCTGCAGTCCGTCCCGTATGATTTTGAGGCTTACAAAGAGGTGGCCATCACCATGTACGAGACTCTGGCAGGGTAAGAAGAGGTACCTGGTCAATGTCTCGCTTCCTTCCCTGTCGCTTGCTCACTAAGCAAACTCaccttcttttttgttttgttctttgcaGTTACACCCACGACATCGAAGCTCTGAGCTGCGACGAAGTGTTGATAGACGGTTCGGCTCTGCTTGCTGAGTTGAGCATCAACCCAGAAGATCTGGCCAGTGTGATCAGAGCAGAGATCAAGCATAAAACGGGATGCTGTGCTTCAGTGGGCATGGGTGAGTTGATGTTTGTCTCATGTAAAATGCATCAAGACAGCGATACTGTTTTAAATCAACTGCCCATGTGTTCAGGGTCCAACATCCTGTTGGCTCGCCTTGCCACCCGTAAGGCCAAGCCAGACGGGCAATACCTCCTAAAGTCTGAAGAGGTGGATGATTTTATCAGGGACCTGCCAGTGACCAGCCTTCCAGGTAGCcacagtgccacctgctgtTCATGTCCTTGAGTCTTTCAGCTGTCTCGGGGTAATTAATTGATCGCTTGTCAATTCCTTTTTTGGAGGCGTCGGGCCTGTTATGGGCAGAAAACTTGCTGTTATGGGTGTGAGGTCATGCGGTGACCTCCAACAGGTGTCTCTGTCTCAGCTGCAAAAGAAGTTCGGCGCCCGGACCGGACAGACCTTGTTCCGCTTCTGCCGCGGCCTGGACGACCGCCCCGTCCGCTACGAAAAGGAAAGGAAGTCCGTCTCAGCTGAGATGAACTACAACATTCGCTTCACTGAGGTTCGACTCCCATTCCATCGGGTCCTTCTCCTCTGCATTTATTTCCAGCTTATCTCTCACTAGACCCCCCCCTCGAACATATGTTGACTAGGTTGATGAGGCTGAGTCTTTCCTGACTAACCTGTCCATGGAGGTGCAAAAGCGTTTACAAGAAGCGGGGCTGCGGGGTCGCAGAGTTACCCTCAAGGTCATGGTTCGCAAGGTCGGAGCGCCACTGGAGTCGGCCAAATACGGGGGTCATGGCATATGTGATAACCTCGCCAAGTAAGTCTGGGATCTTCATCGGTGGACGCCACCGAGTGTTGGTAATGTCATCCCCGCTTTGCCTATCCATGTCACGGCCTGTGTTTAGACTCATTGTCTCTCCGTCTCCGTCAGGACTGTGATGCTCGCTCAGTCCACCGACAGCGGTCGGCTGATCGCCACTGCTGTCATCAAGCTGTTCCACGCCATGAAGTTGCAGGTCGAGGACGTGAGAGGAGTCGGCATCCAGGTTCAGCTCCTCGATGGACATCCGTCCGTCACGCCGAACTCTGCAGGCCCCGGGACACGCTCCGTCAAAGAGATGCTGCTCGGCCGGGGATTATGTGCGAGATCCAGCGAAAGCGGTTTGtgcaaagtctttttttttttttactatagtCTCTTTTCAGTTCttaagatcatttaaaaaaacgcacGTCGGGACAATGTTTCGTCAACCACAGGCCcttcagctgtcccctcggcacgtcctctgtcctcccccgaGCCGGTCCCAGGTACGAGCAGAGACCTGCAGCCGTGCAGGCAGACTCCAAAACATTCCCGAGCACGTCTCAACTTCAGTATCGAGGTGCCCTCCCCCTCACAGGTAAAGGCTCCAAAGGAAACCTCTGATTGATTTTGAAGCGAGTGCAGAAAAGTCTGGGTTGTTTTCAACATCTTGTGTTTCTCCGTGATGCCCAAGGTGGATCGCTCTGTGTTGGAGGCGTTGCCCGCCGAGCTGAGGGAACAAGTGGAGCGGTCGTGGAGGGATCGTGACGGGAGAACGAGTAACCATCAGTTTCCCGGTGCACggccctctgctcctcttcctcaggctCCCTCTTCTAAGTCTCTTCCCACctcgcctctttctcctcctacGCCAGGTGGTGCACCATACGCTCCACCTGCGGGCACGCTCGTTCTGCAGATCCCAAACCAGCCAGACAGTCTGGGAATTGTACTGGAGCTTCCAAACTTCTCGCAGGTGGGGAAGCAACCGATTTGGGATTCTGCCCTTTTGTCAGCGAAATTTTGTCAAAAGGAAAAGTTATCAATAAATGTAACCCTTATAAGGAAGGCATTGGAATGTCAAATGCTGCTCtttaaatgtgcatttttacCCATTTATCTAAAGCGGATTTCATTAATTGTGACAAGCTATCCTTTGTCCCTCGTCTTTTTGTCCGCAGGTTGATCCGGACGTATTTGCTGCCCTTCCCAAAGAGCTTCAAGCCGAACTGAAGTCTGCCTACAACCGTGTAACAAATGTCCAGCCTCAGGGGAACATATGTAAGCCTCCAGGTGGTTTTGTTTGGAATGAGTTTGGCCTTTTCTTTCTGCTATTGTTAGCATTCATCTTCTCTTCATCTCATGTTTTCCCCCTTGATTTCTCAGCAGGGGAGCAGACGAATCCATTGTTGCAGCTGAAACAGCCGGCAGTCGGTATTGGTCGAGTGAAGCGACGCTACAAGAGAAAAAATGCAGTGAGCCCTGTTAAAAAAGGTCCTTCGCCTGTGAAGAGGCATCACACGATCAACAGTCCGAGAAAAGCGCTACAACCTCCTATGAAATCACGAGAACCGATAAACGCGTTAAAGGTGAGCCAATGGACAGTTTCACACATGAATACGTGGGGCAGAATGGGACGGTGGAGAATTCCCACTAGTGTGTCCAGCTGACACCTGTTTTCCCTTTTCAGACTGAAAACGGTCCCTGTACATCGACCTCAATACCAGAAGTCCCACAGACCTGTTCCAAATTCATCCCTCGTCCCGCTCCAGTGTTGGCCGGAGCCTATGACCTGACAGACATTAAAACACTCCTTCGGGAATGGGTCACCACCATAACAGGTGAACAGTGAAGAACATCTCTGTGTTGATCAGTCAACCGGTGCAGTTCTATAGGCCGTTATGAATGTACTCTTTTCTGTTTTAGAACCAATGGAGGAGGACATCCTGCAGGTGTTGCAATACTGCACTGATCTCATTGAGGATAAAGATCTGGAGAAGTTGGatttaattataaaatatatgaaaaggtacTGAACAGTTAAACCTCCCTCCAATCCTCCGTGTCCACCGCCCCTCTCTTACTTCTTTGACTCCTCATGTTGCCCTCTCTCTGCAGGCTCATGCAGAGGGCGGTCGAGTCGGTTTGGAGTATGGCCTTCGACTTCATCCTCGACAACGTGCAGGTGGTGGTGCAGCAGACTTACGGCAGCACTCTGAAGGTAGCGTGAGGGAGGACGGAGTACTGCCTTCACTGCGTGCTACCACCACTCTTGTTTTGCCACTTTCACAAGGTCATCTGCAGTACAAAGTATGACCTCTAAATGATGATTCTCCTCCTTTGAAACGTAAGGTTCTCGGTGGCCTCCTGAGAATGAGACGCACATTGACAACTTCACACACAATATGAGAAAGTGTTAAACAAGCCACGACAGTATTTTAATTTGTACAGTTCACTATTTCCCCTACTTGCTCTTTTAAAGGGACAAGTAAAAAAACTCAAAGGCAGTAAATGAATCGACTCACCAAAACTCGGGATAATTGTAGCTTTTTGCAAAATCATAATTGtaattcttttcaaaataaatgtgaaatttTATATAAGATTTTTACAGGCAGTGCTGAACTTTCTTAAACAAGACCTACCTTTTACAAGATTTCAAATCCctatcttgtgtgtgtttcctctgacAGCAGTTGAGTCCTATGTGGACCTATGGTTTGAATAATGTTACAGTAGCACATACGGAGATATTTGTTTTCACTCGTACAGTTGAGTCAGTCTAGGTTTCAAAGAATCACTGGCTGATAAACAATCATCATGTTTAAAGCACCTTTTTAGAAGTATTACAATTAGGTAGTGCTGTAGCACTCCTAAGACATTAGACTTTATCATACAAGAAATTGTATCAACAGAATATATAATTTTTCATTAATTTTTCTTTGAAGGTCTACGCCACTAACCATTTTAAATATGGTCTGCTGCATTCAGCAGTATCTTTATTTTTCTGGTCTCTTGCAAAGAAAAGTGCCAAACCTTGttaataatgtttttaaaagacaaatttGAAAAGAAGATGTAAGTGGAGGGTGTACTTCTTGTATTGTTTACACGTAGTGAATTCTTAGTAACCGTCTTAAATTGTAAAATCTTCTCGCGCTGTAATTGTTTGTAGGTGTTCCAACACGGAAATGTGAAGCCGGCCAAAGCTCTTCATGTGAGGTTCACTGTTGATTCTCAGTAGCACTCTGACTTTGATGTGGACAGGGGTTATGGCAATCAATGAGTAGCCTATGCAGTTGTTTTTTCACAAGCAAGTGAGAGGTCTCTTCAAGATAATGTAACATTTCATACAGCCTTTGTACCTGGAGTAAATCTTTTTCTAGTGTGTTTACCCATTTTACAGACctgaatatttcaataattcTGGATTTGTAGAGGACTAGGTGACCGTATTTTATAACTCAACGTATGTACGTGTGTACTTTAAACAATGGGGATATTTTTACTTCTTATGACTCTTATCATTGTATTTCTGTCAAGTTAACTCTCATGATTGGTGATAAGTAGCACTCAGCAGAtgcggctggctggctggcttgtGATCTCCCCAACCAAGGCATGGTGTGTGCGG harbors:
- the rev1 gene encoding DNA repair protein REV1 isoform X1; this encodes MSRHGWEKKRANASGDNGWAEQGGYMAAKVSKLEEQFKRDAPREKQKDGSYSDIFSGVSIYVNGYTEPSADELRRLMMLHGGHFHVYYSRSKTTHIIANNLPNSKIQELKGEKIIRPQWITDSVKAGHLLPHLQYQLYTKQNGPLFPGASLRQKSDIAGPSHGQLQQSIHQRLTLPQHSVRHSVLNCKESTSSCQNNSIPNSSHSPHRQGNDQPQFVQQSSAVGFIKHRPSHIPSAFLNADPKHRSLHSDPGPTKPQLSALQTPPTDLQHQRASQPQPQSNSFCNAARSGHKEVDLKINGILETSLELISHSKANEMHKCGKGDPFPPVAKEAHLTNGHTRRVNGALKPEDRSPVTDKPSVEKELRQCEVRSPDDKPQSPPEQFQTKPDPYEFPHSPPKQSDPAPVFPKPSNAHVANGQRPKPSPPTYHEAAGTGSQPHQPHPVGSDPDQTPLSPAPCALSHSPIRLNGSHHNAFSSDPASFDTTSASAKPSPPVEKASSASKSSAQLLAQTGSLISEYYSHSRLHQISTWRSCFSEYVNALHGKRSAVGGGSFPGKERLRKSVAPHSADSRGTSSPASVKSCVLHVDMDCFFVSVGIRYRPELKGKPVAVTSNRGHESVPLRPGARPQLELQYYQRKCTHPNPDEDLHRSPPQESPERHANGVEQDAATLSMAEIASCSYEARKAGVKNGMFFGKAKQLCPSLQSVPYDFEAYKEVAITMYETLAGYTHDIEALSCDEVLIDGSALLAELSINPEDLASVIRAEIKHKTGCCASVGMGSNILLARLATRKAKPDGQYLLKSEEVDDFIRDLPVTSLPGVGPVMGRKLAVMGVRSCGDLQQVSLSQLQKKFGARTGQTLFRFCRGLDDRPVRYEKERKSVSAEMNYNIRFTEVDEAESFLTNLSMEVQKRLQEAGLRGRRVTLKVMVRKVGAPLESAKYGGHGICDNLAKTVMLAQSTDSGRLIATAVIKLFHAMKLQVEDVRGVGIQVQLLDGHPSVTPNSAGPGTRSVKEMLLGRGLCARSSESGPSAVPSARPLSSPEPVPGTSRDLQPCRQTPKHSRARLNFSIEVPSPSQVDRSVLEALPAELREQVERSWRDRDGRTSNHQFPGARPSAPLPQAPSSKSLPTSPLSPPTPGGAPYAPPAGTLVLQIPNQPDSLGIVLELPNFSQVDPDVFAALPKELQAELKSAYNRVTNVQPQGNISGEQTNPLLQLKQPAVGIGRVKRRYKRKNAVSPVKKGPSPVKRHHTINSPRKALQPPMKSREPINALKTENGPCTSTSIPEVPQTCSKFIPRPAPVLAGAYDLTDIKTLLREWVTTITEPMEEDILQVLQYCTDLIEDKDLEKLDLIIKYMKRLMQRAVESVWSMAFDFILDNVQVVVQQTYGSTLKVA
- the rev1 gene encoding DNA repair protein REV1 isoform X2, with the translated sequence MSRHGWEKKRANASGDNGWAEQGGYMAAKVSKLEEQFKRDAPREKQKDGSYSDIFSGVSIYVNGYTEPSADELRRLMMLHGGHFHVYYSRSKTTHIIANNLPNSKIQELKGEKIIRPQWITDSVKAGHLLPHLQYQLYTKQNGPLFPGASLRQKSDIAGPSHGQLQQSIHQRLTLPQHSVRHSVLNCKESTSSCQNNSIPNSSHSPHRQGNDQPQFVQQSSAVGFIKHRPSHIPSAFLNADPKHRSLHSDPGPTKPQLSALQTPPTDLQHQRASQPQPQSNSFCNAARSGHKEVDLKINGILETSLELISHSKANEMHKCGKGDPFPPVAKEAHLTNGHTRRVNGALKPEDRSPVTDKPSVEKELRQCEVRSPDDKPQSPPEQFQTKPDPYEFPHSPPKQSDPAPVFPKPSNAHVANGQRPKPSPPTYHEAAGTGSQPHQPHPVGSDPDQTPLSPAPCALSHSPIRLNGSHHNAFSSDPASFDTTSASAKPSPPVEKASSASKSSAQLLAQTGSLISEYYSHSRLHQISTWRSCFSEYVNALHGKRSAVGGGSFPGKERLRKSVAPHSADSRGTSSPASVKSCVLHVDMDCFFVSVGIRYRPELKGKPVAVTSNRGHESVPLRPGARPQLELQYYQRKCTHPNPDEDLHRSPPQESPERHANGVEQDAATLSMAEIASCSYEARKAGVKNGMFFGKAKQLCPSLQSVPYDFEAYKEVAITMYETLAGYTHDIEALSCDEVLIDGSALLAELSINPEDLASVIRAEIKHKTGCCASVGMGSNILLARLATRKAKPDGQYLLKSEEVDDFIRDLPVTSLPGVGPVMGRKLAVMGVRSCGDLQQVSLSQLQKKFGARTGQTLFRFCRGLDDRPVRYEKERKSVSAEMNYNIRFTEVDEAESFLTNLSMEVQKRLQEAGLRGRRVTLKVMVRKVGAPLESAKYGGHGICDNLAKTVMLAQSTDSGRLIATAVIKLFHAMKLQVEDVRGVGIQVQLLDGHPSVTPNSAGPGTRSVKEMLLGRGLCARSSESGPSAVPSARPLSSPEPVPGTSRDLQPCRQTPKHSRARLNFSIEVPSPSQVDRSVLEALPAELREQVERSWRDRDGRTSNHQFPGARPSAPLPQAPSSKSLPTSPLSPPTPGGAPYAPPAGTLVLQIPNQPDSLGIVLELPNFSQVDPDVFAALPKELQAELKSAYNRVTNVQPQGNIWEQTNPLLQLKQPAVGIGRVKRRYKRKNAVSPVKKGPSPVKRHHTINSPRKALQPPMKSREPINALKTENGPCTSTSIPEVPQTCSKFIPRPAPVLAGAYDLTDIKTLLREWVTTITEPMEEDILQVLQYCTDLIEDKDLEKLDLIIKYMKRLMQRAVESVWSMAFDFILDNVQVVVQQTYGSTLKVA